Proteins encoded together in one Vigna angularis cultivar LongXiaoDou No.4 chromosome 5, ASM1680809v1, whole genome shotgun sequence window:
- the LOC128196708 gene encoding transcription factor bHLH162-like, whose protein sequence is MDHLGIQPPSTKVERRLVEKNRRNQMKILFNKLNSLLPSYNPKEVLPLPDQVDEAINYIKSLEAKVKMAQEKKESLQGAKKRYRGCFSNNNGANLDAAPLPKSPQLEIQEVGSSLQVVLTTGMDNQFIFYEIIRMLHEENIDVRSLNSSLTGDSVLHVVHAEIPQSFLQFGAAKVSERLKRFVNGSYSDVETQHEWWDFDIGSDDIWGF, encoded by the exons ATGGATCATCTTGGAATTCAACCCCCTTCAACCAAGGTTGAAAGAAGGCTCGTTGAGAAGAACAGAAGAAACCAGATGAAGATCCTCTTCAACAAACTCAATTCTCTTCTCCCTAGCTACAACCCCAAG GAAGTATTACCACTGCCTGATCAAGTGGATGAGGCAATCAACTACATCAAGAGTTTGGAGGCGAAGGTGAAGATGgcacaagagaagaaagagagctTGCAGGGTGCTAAGAAAAGATACCGTGGTTGCTTCTCCAATAATAACGGTGCTAATTTAGATGCAGCACCACTCCCAAAATCTCCACAACTTGAGATTCAAGAAGTGGGTTCCTCCCTACAAGTTGTTCTGACTACAGGGATGGATAACCAGTTCATATTCTATGAAATCATTCGAATGCTGCATGAAGAGAACATAGATGTTAGAAGTCTCAATTCCTCACTCACTGGAGACTCGGTGCTTCATGTTGTGCATGCTGAG ATTCCTCAATCTTTTCTTCAATTCGGAGCCGCCAAAGTAAGTGAGAGGTTGAAAAGGTTTGTAAATGGATCATACAGTGACGTGGAAACACAACACGAGTGGTGGGATTTTGATATTGGCAGTGATGATATCTGGGGTTTCTAG
- the LOC108340157 gene encoding probable pectate lyase 4 — MISYNININYWHFALAIVVVVFIPNLSVAKQSKIDGLKMNVIDQCWRLNPEWRMNRPQLATCSIGYTGKMTNNTGKDLIHYKVIDPSDDPISPKPGTLRYGASVIQSKVWITFQKDMHIKLEKPLLISSFTTIDGRGINVDIAENACLMIFKATNVIIHNIRLHHCKPQAPGVVMGPEGKVIPLGHVDGDAIRLVTASKIWIDHNTLYNCQDGLLDVTRGSTDVTISNNWFRNQDKVMLLGHDDGYIRDQNMKVTLVYNHFGPNCNQRMPRIRHGYAHVVNNLYLGWVQYAIGGSMRPSLKSEANLFIAPTKGSKEVTWRKNSQGNGDAWKFYSLKDAFENGASFTMTKGGHVPKPNYNEEQRFSVVNVKYVRLLTRSSGVLQCTTTSLC, encoded by the exons ATGATATCTtacaatatcaatattaattattggCATTTTGCTTTAgctattgttgttgttgtcttcATTCCAAACCTCAGTGTTGCAAAACAATCTAAAATAGATGGATTGAAAATGAATGTGATTGATCAATGTTGGAGATTAAATCCTGAATGGAGGATGAATCGACCTCAATTAGCAACATGTTCTATTGGCTACACTGGTAAGATGACAAACAACACTGGGAAAGACCTCATCCATTATAAAGTTATTGACCCTAGTGATGATCCTATAAGTCCTAAACCTGGTACCTTGAGATATGGAGCTTCTGTAATTCAAAGTAAAGTGTGGATCACATTCCAAAAAGACATGCATATTAAACTTGAAAAACCCCTTCTTATTAGTAGTTTTACAACCATTGATGGTCGAGGCATTAATGTTGACATTGCTGAAAATGCATGTTTAATGATCTTTAAG gccACAAATGTAATCATCCATAACATTCGACTTCATCATTGCAAACCTCAAGCTCCAGGGGTTGTGATGGGACCAGAAGGAAAGGTGATTCCTTTAGGCCATGTAGATGGAGATGCAATAAGATTGGTTACTGCTTCAAAGATTTGGATTGATCATAATACACTTTATAATTGTCAAGATGGCTTACTAGATGTAACACGGGGTTCAACTGATGTGACTATATCTAATAATTGGTTTAGAAACCAAGACAAAGTCATGCTTCTTGGACATGATGATGGTTATATAAGAGATCAAAACATGAAGGTTACTCTTGTATACAACCACTTTGGACCTAATTGTAATCAACGCATGCCCag GATTCGTCATGGGTATGCACATGTAGTCAATAATCTTTACTTAGGATGGGTGCAATATGCCATTGGTGGAAGTATGAGACCTAGTCTCAAAAGTGAAGCTAATCTCTTTATAGCACCAACAAAAGGGAGTAAAGAG GTAACATGGAGAAAAAATAGCCAAGGAAATGGAGATGCATGGAAGTTTTATTCACTGAAAGACGCATTTGAGAATGGAGCTTCTTTCACAATGACAAAAGGAGGACACGTGCCAAAACCAAACTATAATGAAGAACAACGTTTTAGTGTTGTTAATGTCAAATATGTAAGATTATTAACTCGTTCATCAGGTGTATTACAATGTACTACAACATCTTTATGTTGA
- the LOC108339564 gene encoding dihydroorotase, mitochondrial has product MELTITQPDDWHLHLRDGSLLEAVLPHSAKNFGRAIVMPNLKPPITTTSAAVTYRESILKAIPTDSNFTPLMTLYLTDLTTPDEIKLAKKSGLVYGVKLYPAGATTNSQDGVTDLFGNCFSVLEEMVEQNLPLLVHGEVTNSDVDIFDREKVFIETILEPLVQRLPQLKVVMEHITTADAVKFVESCKEGFVAATVTPQHLLLNRNALFQGGLRPHNYCLPVLKREIHRQAIVSAVTSGSKRFFLGTDSAPHDRRRKECSCGCAGIYNSPVALSLYAKVFEEAGALDKLEAFTSFNGPDFYGLPRNKSKIKLRKAPWKVPDCLSFPFGDIVPMFAGETLEWEALPC; this is encoded by the exons atgGAGCTCACTATTACGCAACCTGATGATTGGCATCTTCACCTTCGTGATGGTTCTCTTCTTGAAGCTGTCCTCCCTCACAG TGCTAAGAATTTTGGAAGGGCTATAGTGATGCCAAATTTGAAACCGCCCATCACTACCACATCTGCCGCTGTCACTTATCGAGAGTCCATTTTGAAAGCAATACCTACAGATAGCAACTTCACTCCTCTCATGACACTTTACCTCACAGACTTGACTACACCTGATGAGATTAAACTTGCAA AAAAAAGTGGACTTGTGTATGGTGTGAAGTTGTATCCTGCTGGTGCCACTACGAATTCCCAAGATGGTGTTACAGATCTTTTTGGAAATTGTTTTTCTGTTCTCGAGGAAATGGTTGAGCAAAATTTACCATTGTTG GTTCACGGAGAGGTTACAAATTCAGATGTAGATATTTTTGACCGAGAAAAGGTCTTCATTGAAACAATTTTGGAGCCTTTAGTTCAAAGGCTTCCACAGCTGAAGGTTGTAATGGAGCATATTACTACTGCAGATGCTGTTAAATTTGTAGAGTCTTGCAAAGAAG GTTTCGTAGCAGCAACCGTAACACCACAACATCTTCTTCTGAATCGTAATGCTTTGTTCCAAGGTGGCTTACGGCCTCATAATTACTGTCTTCCAGTGCTCAAAAGAGAGATCCATA GACAGGCTATTGTTTCGGCTGTTACTAGTGGAAGTAAACGATTTTTCCTTGGAACTGATAGTGCACCACATGATAGGCGAAGAAAGGAATGTTCATGTGGATGTGCTGGGATATACAACTCCCCGGTAGCTCTATCACTATATGCCAAGGTTTTTGAAGAG GCCGGTGCACTTGATAAGCTGGAGGCTTTTACAAGCTTTAATGGGCCTGACTTCTATGGCCTCCCTAGAAATAAGTCAAAGATTAAACTGAGGAAAGCTCCTTGGAAAGTACCTGATTGTTTGTCATTTCCATTTGGAGACATTGTTCCCATGTTTGCTGGTGAAACCCTTGAATGGGAGGCATTGCCTTGTTGA